Proteins from a genomic interval of Rhodothermales bacterium:
- a CDS encoding TonB-dependent receptor: protein MRWPVILAFLLVLAPLSVRAQFAAITGTITEQANGDALPGASVVVRDDAGTTRGTLTDVTGSFFLNRLRPGTYVLSVSFVGFATRQDTLQLGFDQTVVYDASLEATREVLDEVVVQERRGVEARSTAGLEVVRPSDLARVPMPDVAYDLAGYLLTLPGFVSTGDRGGQLFVRGGTSTQNLVLVDGIPVFQPFHIVGFYSAFPADIISFADVYAGGFGARYGGRISSVVDITTTNGNKEQAEGAASVAPFVSGLRFSVPVEPGKVSLTGSFRQSVIEQVAPEILGQELPFSFGDRYLKLHAFLNQTSSLSVTGLRTFDQGNLGSTEAERPSRWENDAFGFRYTFLPETQAVMSQFAMHYSRMKSSYQPAPEVEQRADVDAFTMEILIAYLLGPTRINLGLFGTLNRFDYDLGARSLPVSVGVTSGGVYADTQFELSPSFRIEPGIRYEVFSRGVHGSVAPRLRAMWLPFGPGSRQQVSFAWGRYHQQIVGLNNEQDVADVFTIWAPSPANEPVPQSSHYILGIQQRATRWLELSAEAYHKDLNHLAFPVFEDRPNGLAGFSRVSGFARGLDLRTQVTRRNFFASVGYTLANVEYTWSGVLRPVASGIDVVHPAAGGAFNPPHDRRHTVNASFQATRGQTRLSARWQLGSGLPFTQIEGFYRDFAPDPRNPEGLLTTTGTTLVARGEPYKARLPAYHRLDVSLEHDLVGPRTLTTFQAGVINVYDRANIFQYNFFSGERLNQLPLVPSLGLSVQFR, encoded by the coding sequence ATGCGCTGGCCCGTCATTCTGGCTTTCCTCCTGGTCCTGGCACCCCTGTCGGTCCGTGCGCAGTTTGCGGCCATCACGGGTACCATCACCGAACAGGCGAACGGCGATGCGCTGCCAGGCGCCTCGGTCGTGGTGCGTGATGATGCCGGTACAACACGCGGTACCCTGACCGACGTCACGGGCAGCTTCTTCCTGAATCGGTTGCGCCCGGGTACCTATGTGCTGTCGGTGTCGTTCGTGGGCTTCGCCACGAGGCAGGACACGCTGCAGCTCGGGTTTGATCAAACCGTGGTCTACGACGCTTCGCTTGAGGCGACCCGCGAGGTGCTGGACGAGGTGGTAGTGCAGGAGCGGAGAGGGGTTGAAGCGAGGTCGACGGCCGGTCTGGAGGTGGTGCGCCCCTCGGACCTGGCGCGGGTACCCATGCCCGACGTTGCCTACGACCTGGCCGGCTATCTGCTGACGCTTCCCGGATTCGTCTCGACGGGTGATCGCGGTGGACAGCTGTTTGTCAGAGGGGGCACCTCCACGCAGAACCTGGTGCTCGTGGACGGCATCCCGGTATTTCAACCCTTCCACATCGTGGGGTTTTATTCGGCCTTCCCCGCCGACATCATTTCCTTTGCGGACGTCTATGCAGGAGGCTTCGGGGCTCGATATGGCGGGCGCATTTCCTCGGTGGTGGACATCACGACCACGAACGGCAACAAGGAACAGGCGGAAGGTGCGGCCTCGGTAGCTCCTTTTGTGAGCGGGCTGCGGTTCTCGGTACCCGTGGAGCCGGGCAAGGTGTCACTGACCGGCAGTTTCCGCCAATCGGTCATCGAGCAGGTAGCACCCGAGATTCTGGGCCAGGAACTACCCTTCAGCTTTGGAGACCGCTATCTGAAGCTGCACGCCTTCCTGAATCAGACCAGCAGTCTGTCCGTCACTGGTCTTCGCACGTTCGACCAGGGAAACCTGGGCAGCACGGAGGCCGAGCGGCCATCCCGCTGGGAAAATGATGCGTTCGGTTTCCGCTACACCTTCCTGCCGGAGACGCAGGCCGTGATGTCGCAGTTCGCCATGCACTATTCCCGCATGAAGAGCTCGTACCAGCCGGCTCCGGAGGTAGAGCAGCGCGCGGATGTGGATGCGTTCACCATGGAAATCCTCATCGCGTACCTGCTTGGGCCCACCCGCATCAATCTGGGTCTGTTCGGTACGCTGAACCGCTTCGACTACGATCTCGGCGCACGGTCCCTGCCTGTGAGCGTTGGCGTGACCAGCGGCGGCGTTTATGCGGATACCCAGTTTGAGCTCAGCCCGAGCTTTCGCATCGAGCCGGGCATCCGGTACGAAGTGTTTTCCAGGGGAGTGCATGGCTCGGTGGCGCCACGGTTGCGGGCCATGTGGCTTCCGTTCGGCCCCGGATCAAGGCAGCAGGTGTCCTTTGCGTGGGGCCGGTACCACCAGCAGATCGTTGGCCTGAACAACGAGCAGGATGTCGCCGATGTGTTCACGATCTGGGCCCCGTCGCCGGCAAATGAACCGGTGCCGCAGTCCAGTCACTACATCCTCGGGATTCAGCAACGGGCTACCCGCTGGCTGGAGTTGTCGGCCGAGGCGTATCACAAGGACCTGAATCATCTGGCGTTTCCGGTCTTTGAGGATCGCCCGAACGGACTTGCCGGATTCTCGCGAGTCTCCGGATTTGCACGCGGACTGGATCTGCGCACACAGGTCACTCGACGCAATTTCTTTGCGTCCGTCGGATACACCCTCGCCAACGTGGAGTACACCTGGTCCGGTGTTCTCCGACCGGTAGCAAGCGGGATCGACGTGGTGCATCCCGCGGCCGGCGGCGCCTTCAATCCTCCGCACGACAGACGGCACACGGTGAACGCCTCATTCCAGGCTACACGGGGCCAGACCAGACTCAGCGCGCGGTGGCAACTGGGCTCCGGCCTGCCGTTCACCCAGATCGAAGGGTTCTATCGCGATTTTGCCCCTGACCCGCGAAATCCGGAAGGTCTCCTGACCACTACCGGCACCACCCTTGTCGCCCGGGGAGAACCGTACAAGGCCCGTCTGCCGGCGTACCACCGGTTGGACGTATCCCTCGAGCATGACCTGGTCGGTCCGCGCACACTTACCACCTTCCAGGCCGGCGTGATCAATGTGTATGACCGGGCCAACATCTTCCAGTACAACTTCTTCTCGGGGGAGCGCCTGAACCAGTTGCCGCTGGTACCCTCCCTGGGACTCAGCGTGCAGTTTCGCTAG
- a CDS encoding DUF4249 family protein, which translates to MRLLVLIAALALSACDNSVQPLVEGAEGQFSVFGHLDSAADTQFVRLEPVLIAPGAPRPSLNRTLVITTDDQGQEQEWTYRAQTLEDGTIGDVWFSEFRPIPGHTYLLEALSAEGVSVTARASIPQAPRLAPGLPRGDTLTLMQNVRLLGQDLDPLRLTVLYDVRLPDEEFPSRVPVDYGKGNGPSGEGWGLDVFLRRDQATVLASLNRAVTDRGVTLVQIGVRAELLSPEWSSPAPLPANISNGRGFFGAIGRYDLTWSLTSDAVERMGFLDGQ; encoded by the coding sequence GTGCGATTGCTGGTCCTCATAGCAGCTCTTGCGCTGTCGGCGTGCGACAACTCGGTGCAACCGCTGGTGGAAGGCGCCGAAGGGCAGTTCTCGGTGTTCGGCCACCTGGACTCGGCCGCCGACACGCAGTTTGTGCGTCTGGAGCCGGTACTGATTGCGCCTGGCGCGCCCCGCCCCTCCCTGAACCGCACCCTTGTCATCACGACGGATGACCAGGGCCAGGAGCAGGAATGGACGTATCGCGCGCAGACCCTGGAGGACGGCACCATCGGAGACGTGTGGTTCTCGGAGTTCAGACCGATACCGGGCCACACATATCTGCTCGAGGCTCTCAGTGCGGAGGGTGTCTCGGTCACCGCTCGTGCCTCCATTCCGCAGGCGCCTCGCCTGGCACCGGGGCTTCCACGTGGCGACACGCTGACGCTCATGCAGAATGTTCGTCTTCTGGGGCAGGATCTCGATCCGCTGCGACTGACGGTACTCTATGATGTGCGGCTGCCAGATGAAGAGTTTCCCAGCCGCGTGCCGGTGGACTACGGCAAGGGGAACGGTCCGTCAGGCGAGGGATGGGGGCTCGACGTGTTCCTTCGGCGCGATCAGGCTACCGTTCTCGCATCACTCAACCGGGCGGTTACCGACCGTGGCGTGACGCTTGTGCAAATCGGTGTGCGTGCGGAGCTGCTTAGCCCCGAATGGAGCAGCCCCGCTCCATTGCCCGCAAATATTTCAAACGGCCGGGGCTTTTTTGGTGCCATCGGGCGGTATGATCTGACTTGGTCCCTGACGAGCGACGCAGTCGAAAGAATGGGCTTTCTGGACGGCCAATGA
- a CDS encoding branched-chain amino acid transaminase — translation MQKHDIWFNGEFVAFDEAKVHVLSHVLHYGSSVFEGVRCYHTEEKGPAVFRLREHTQRLIDSARIYRMEVPYSLDVLDNAQLDTIRRSGLEACYIRPLVFRGMGPMGVNPLNNPVETIIAVWEWGAYLGQEALEQGVSVEVANWQRMKPNTFPAMAKAGGNYLNASLVKMNAILNGYTEGIMLSHDGHVAEGSGENLFMVKNGRLYTAPTSLSILPGITRASIIRLAQDMGLVVETAQIPREALYIADELFFTGTAAEVTPIKSVDNYVIGSGARGPVTKAIQDAYFNVIHRGIDPYGWLTPVHVAEQVAAD, via the coding sequence ATGCAGAAGCACGACATCTGGTTTAACGGCGAATTTGTCGCGTTCGACGAGGCGAAGGTCCACGTTCTGAGTCACGTTCTGCACTACGGATCCTCGGTATTCGAGGGCGTGCGGTGCTATCACACGGAAGAGAAAGGTCCGGCCGTATTCCGGTTGCGCGAGCACACGCAGCGCCTGATCGACTCTGCCCGCATTTACCGCATGGAGGTGCCGTACAGTCTGGATGTGCTGGACAATGCACAGCTGGATACGATTCGCCGCTCGGGACTGGAGGCCTGTTACATCCGGCCCCTGGTATTTCGTGGCATGGGACCGATGGGCGTGAATCCGCTCAACAACCCGGTCGAGACCATCATCGCGGTTTGGGAGTGGGGTGCATACCTGGGCCAGGAGGCGCTGGAGCAGGGCGTGTCAGTGGAAGTCGCCAACTGGCAGCGCATGAAGCCCAACACGTTCCCGGCCATGGCGAAGGCGGGCGGCAACTACCTGAACGCGAGCCTGGTGAAGATGAACGCCATTCTGAATGGCTACACCGAGGGCATCATGCTCAGTCATGACGGTCACGTGGCCGAGGGTTCGGGTGAGAACCTCTTCATGGTCAAGAACGGTCGTCTGTACACGGCACCGACCTCGCTCTCGATCCTTCCGGGGATTACCCGCGCCTCCATCATCCGGCTGGCGCAGGACATGGGCCTGGTCGTCGAGACGGCGCAGATTCCACGAGAAGCCCTGTATATCGCGGACGAATTGTTCTTTACGGGCACGGCCGCGGAGGTCACCCCGATCAAGTCCGTGGACAACTATGTGATCGGTTCAGGTGCCCGTGGTCCCGTGACCAAGGCCATCCAGGATGCCTACTTCAATGTGATCCATAGGGGCATCGACCCGTACGGATGGCTCACACCGGTGCATGTTGCCGAGCAGGTAGCTGCTGACTGA
- a CDS encoding GNAT family N-acetyltransferase, translating into MPVILRDAKPEDAPVLVELIRRLADYERLAHEVVADADKLAAHLADDAQPRCHAVLAEADGEPTGFALYYWTYSTFLTDWGIYLEDLFVRESFRGQGIGFALLAELARRVQEVGGHRLTWQVLDWNAPSISFYESLGARSLEEWKTMRLEGEALERVAFRAQHALRRLDD; encoded by the coding sequence ATGCCTGTTATCCTGCGCGACGCGAAACCAGAAGACGCTCCAGTGCTGGTGGAGCTGATTCGCCGCCTGGCGGATTACGAACGATTGGCCCATGAGGTTGTGGCCGACGCGGACAAGCTGGCCGCCCATCTCGCAGATGACGCGCAGCCCCGGTGCCATGCAGTGCTCGCCGAGGCGGACGGGGAGCCCACCGGATTTGCCTTGTACTACTGGACGTATTCCACCTTCTTGACAGACTGGGGCATCTATCTGGAGGATCTGTTTGTTCGGGAATCGTTCCGAGGCCAGGGCATCGGGTTCGCGTTGCTGGCCGAGTTGGCCAGACGAGTGCAGGAGGTCGGCGGACACCGACTTACCTGGCAGGTCCTTGACTGGAATGCGCCTTCGATCAGCTTCTACGAGTCCCTGGGCGCACGAAGCCTGGAGGAATGGAAGACCATGCGGTTGGAAGGGGAAGCCCTCGAACGCGTGGCGTTCCGGGCCCAGCACGCGCTGCGCCGACTTGACGACTGA
- a CDS encoding TonB-dependent receptor produces MTRYLAAFVLCATLAAPVLAQNATIRGFVTSTSDGQPLPGVNVVLLDAAGGLVTGTATDADGFYALSRVTPGSYTLRATFIGFETYVEEVTLAEGIVTNNFALEEAAAELEGVVVEVERETAGAANITAGLQTVRPADIDLVPAPDISADLVNYLTALPGIVSQGDRGGQLFVRGGEPTQNLVLLDGMMVYQPFHVVGFFSAFPSEIINTADVYAGGYGGKYGGRLSSVIEVAARTGNKQRFAASFSAAPFVSTARIEGPIVPGKVSLLASVRESVIEQGASKIVDEPLPFSFGDQFAKLHANLGQSSQLSITAIHTNDTGRLGLDPLSEDAALTEEEVQWENLAVGTRFIFLPATLPIFAEVLASMSQLENDFGLPDAPVRSTMAQRYNFAANVTHYLGNTDFAWGIFLSSVTLESDLGGQFQNLDLKKEFVTEVGAYMEPEFRLAGGLRIQPGIRLQSFPSKGLTFFEPRLRAVWNLGIHRFSAAGGVYHQEIVGLNDRRDAGDVFTAWVASPDGIIPEAIHGIAGWSIRPTPWLTFSAEGFYKQLKDLIVPEWTAFPRFTTRIQGADGEALGADIRLEVGSGDAFYGVVSYGLSDVRYNAEIRALQILTGEESIDYAPPHDRRHQLNAMTSISARGFNLNVRWQFGSGLPYNQSLGFDRYVLMDTLVNVVETPGDERVLYGRPYTGRLPTYHRLDVSLDREFEFSRNATATLQLGLINAYDRPNLFYLDLFTLRRVNQLPMIPTVGIKVDIN; encoded by the coding sequence ATGACGCGATACCTGGCGGCCTTTGTCCTTTGTGCGACTCTGGCGGCGCCCGTCCTGGCGCAGAACGCGACAATCAGGGGGTTTGTGACTTCCACGTCGGACGGCCAGCCCCTGCCCGGCGTCAACGTGGTACTTCTCGATGCGGCCGGCGGACTCGTCACCGGCACCGCGACGGATGCCGACGGTTTCTACGCCCTCTCTCGGGTGACGCCGGGCTCGTACACCCTGCGGGCGACATTCATCGGGTTCGAGACCTATGTGGAAGAGGTAACCCTGGCCGAGGGCATCGTCACGAACAACTTTGCTCTGGAGGAGGCCGCAGCCGAGCTGGAGGGCGTGGTCGTGGAGGTCGAGCGAGAAACCGCGGGGGCGGCGAACATCACGGCCGGACTGCAAACCGTGCGCCCGGCCGACATCGACCTCGTGCCGGCACCGGATATCTCAGCCGACCTGGTCAACTACCTGACGGCTTTGCCCGGTATCGTCTCCCAGGGCGACCGGGGCGGCCAGCTCTTTGTGCGCGGTGGGGAGCCGACCCAAAACCTGGTACTGCTCGACGGCATGATGGTGTATCAGCCGTTTCACGTCGTCGGGTTCTTTTCCGCCTTTCCCTCCGAGATCATCAATACGGCCGACGTATATGCGGGCGGCTACGGGGGCAAGTACGGCGGGCGATTGTCCTCCGTGATCGAAGTGGCCGCGCGAACGGGCAACAAGCAGCGCTTCGCCGCGAGCTTCTCGGCCGCCCCGTTTGTGAGCACCGCGCGCATCGAGGGTCCCATTGTCCCCGGCAAGGTTTCGCTGCTGGCCTCCGTGCGTGAGTCCGTAATCGAGCAGGGCGCATCGAAAATCGTCGATGAGCCCCTGCCGTTCTCGTTTGGCGACCAGTTTGCAAAGCTGCACGCCAACCTTGGCCAAAGCAGCCAGCTCTCGATTACAGCCATCCACACCAACGACACGGGTCGCCTGGGTCTGGATCCGCTGTCTGAGGATGCGGCCCTCACCGAAGAAGAGGTGCAGTGGGAGAACCTGGCAGTCGGAACGCGCTTCATCTTCCTGCCGGCCACACTTCCCATTTTTGCCGAAGTGCTGGCTTCGATGTCGCAGCTGGAAAACGATTTCGGCCTTCCGGACGCACCCGTGCGCTCCACCATGGCTCAGCGGTACAACTTCGCTGCCAACGTGACCCACTATCTGGGCAACACTGATTTTGCCTGGGGCATCTTCCTCTCTTCGGTCACGCTGGAAAGCGATCTGGGTGGCCAGTTCCAGAATCTGGACCTGAAGAAGGAGTTCGTAACGGAGGTCGGTGCCTACATGGAGCCCGAGTTCCGATTGGCCGGTGGCTTGCGGATCCAGCCCGGAATCCGTCTCCAGTCCTTCCCGAGCAAGGGCCTCACGTTCTTCGAGCCCCGCCTTCGCGCGGTATGGAATCTTGGCATCCATCGATTCAGCGCAGCCGGCGGCGTCTACCACCAGGAAATCGTCGGCCTGAACGACCGTCGCGATGCCGGCGACGTGTTTACCGCGTGGGTCGCCTCCCCGGACGGCATCATTCCGGAGGCCATCCACGGCATCGCCGGGTGGTCCATTCGGCCCACGCCGTGGCTGACGTTTTCCGCGGAAGGCTTCTACAAGCAGTTGAAGGACCTGATCGTGCCTGAATGGACGGCATTCCCGCGCTTCACCACTCGCATACAGGGCGCAGACGGCGAGGCCCTTGGTGCCGACATCCGCCTGGAGGTCGGTTCGGGCGATGCTTTCTATGGAGTGGTCAGCTACGGCCTCTCGGACGTGCGGTACAACGCTGAAATCCGGGCCCTGCAGATTCTCACCGGCGAAGAGTCCATCGACTACGCACCGCCCCACGACCGGCGCCACCAGCTGAATGCCATGACGAGTATTTCGGCCCGTGGGTTCAATCTGAACGTGCGCTGGCAGTTCGGCTCCGGCCTGCCCTACAACCAGTCGCTGGGCTTCGACCGCTACGTGCTGATGGATACACTGGTCAACGTGGTGGAGACCCCCGGAGACGAACGGGTGCTTTACGGCCGTCCCTACACGGGGCGCCTGCCCACCTACCATCGACTCGATGTCTCGCTGGACAGGGAGTTCGAGTTCTCGCGGAACGCTACGGCCACGCTGCAACTGGGTCTGATCAACGCCTACGACCGGCCCAACCTGTTCTACCTGGACCTGTTTACACTGCGTCGGGTGAACCAGCTTCCGATGATCCCTACGGTCGGCATCAAAGTAGACATCAACTGA
- a CDS encoding DUF4249 family protein → MPKRLHLVAALTAVLLWSGCETNVDPFIEDDRFYTIFGYLDTATDLQALRVVPLRQVIGEESQTIDATVLSTELETGATVEWQPERIEYSDGSSGFVFRGALRPIPGFTYRIDVVRSDGASASAQTTIPPAPGIAVSEPEIAVADVFQRVFWEDIPAAPFRVEIWYRFMGVTPSDPFLDAVLTYQDVKFGQARNGGWEAIVRLTEDRLLVAQELDVSEDAALTLLGVGARLTMSDDAWRPPGGVFDREVLVQPGTFSNVDNGFGFLGAVNQFTAEWTLTPELTERIGYSFPGSAAD, encoded by the coding sequence ATGCCAAAGCGACTGCACCTGGTTGCGGCACTGACCGCTGTTCTGCTCTGGTCCGGCTGCGAGACGAATGTGGACCCGTTCATCGAGGACGATCGGTTCTATACGATTTTTGGCTATCTGGACACTGCGACCGATCTCCAGGCACTGCGTGTGGTGCCGCTGCGGCAGGTCATCGGTGAGGAATCCCAGACCATTGATGCCACTGTCCTGAGCACCGAGTTGGAGACGGGCGCCACGGTAGAATGGCAGCCGGAGCGCATCGAGTATTCAGACGGCAGTTCGGGGTTTGTATTTCGAGGCGCCCTGCGACCCATCCCGGGCTTTACCTACAGGATAGACGTCGTTCGGAGTGACGGAGCCTCCGCCTCGGCCCAGACGACCATTCCGCCGGCCCCGGGGATTGCAGTTTCGGAGCCCGAGATAGCCGTAGCAGACGTGTTTCAGCGCGTGTTCTGGGAGGACATCCCCGCTGCGCCGTTCCGAGTAGAGATCTGGTACCGCTTCATGGGAGTCACTCCCAGCGACCCCTTTCTGGATGCCGTGCTCACGTATCAGGACGTCAAGTTCGGCCAGGCCCGCAATGGCGGCTGGGAGGCCATCGTCAGGCTGACGGAAGACCGCCTGCTGGTCGCGCAGGAGCTGGACGTTTCGGAGGACGCCGCACTCACGCTTCTGGGCGTCGGCGCGCGCCTGACCATGTCCGACGATGCCTGGCGGCCTCCGGGAGGCGTGTTTGACCGGGAGGTGCTCGTGCAGCCGGGCACCTTCTCCAACGTCGATAACGGCTTTGGCTTCCTGGGTGCTGTAAACCAGTTTACCGCCGAGTGGACGCTTACTCCCGAGCTGACGGAGCGCATCGGGTACTCTTTCCCGGGCAGCGCGGCAGACTGA
- a CDS encoding glycosyltransferase family 2 protein, whose translation MAVVIPALNEEASIGLVLADIPQGLVDVVVVVDNGSTDRTAEVAAEAGALLVREDRRGYGFACLAGIAAAREAGATVLVFLDGDYSDYPEQLDQVVGPILDGQVDFVVGSRMRGRRSRGALLPQARFGNWLAGFLLKAGWGAEFTDLGPFRAVRLAALDRLRMQDETYGWTVEMQIKAVEAGLRYTEVPVDYRARIGESKITGTVRGTVLASYRILQLLAGYWMTRGSREYPAEA comes from the coding sequence GTGGCCGTTGTCATTCCCGCGTTGAACGAGGAGGCGTCCATCGGCCTCGTGCTGGCGGATATCCCACAAGGCCTGGTCGATGTGGTGGTCGTGGTTGACAACGGCTCGACAGATCGCACGGCCGAAGTCGCCGCAGAGGCCGGGGCTCTGTTGGTCAGGGAGGATCGCCGCGGCTACGGGTTCGCGTGTCTCGCCGGAATTGCGGCTGCCCGAGAGGCTGGCGCCACAGTGTTGGTCTTTCTGGATGGGGACTACTCCGACTACCCGGAGCAGCTGGACCAGGTGGTGGGTCCGATTCTCGATGGGCAGGTCGATTTTGTCGTCGGGTCCCGCATGCGAGGCAGACGATCCCGGGGGGCACTGCTGCCGCAGGCCCGATTTGGCAACTGGTTGGCGGGATTTCTTCTCAAAGCCGGTTGGGGTGCGGAGTTCACCGATCTCGGGCCATTCCGCGCTGTCCGCCTTGCTGCCCTGGACCGCCTGCGCATGCAGGATGAGACCTACGGCTGGACCGTGGAGATGCAAATCAAGGCGGTCGAGGCGGGACTGCGGTACACGGAGGTTCCGGTGGACTATCGTGCGCGCATCGGCGAGTCGAAAATCACGGGTACCGTGCGCGGAACCGTGCTCGCTTCCTATCGCATCCTGCAACTCCTCGCCGGCTACTGGATGACTCGGGGCAGCCGTGAATATCCGGCCGAAGCCTGA
- a CDS encoding T9SS type A sorting domain-containing protein, which produces MRTRRAASLAVLAATVACVAGVEARQAARIPADKAVAWPAAEHKHAVRTSALPGSRASTSFDAVHYGLDFEISLTPNYLLGVAVVTGRALDSMSELALDLDENMQVDSVTTAAGEHLTFSHADQTLRIQLATPAAAGEMVRVTVHYQGLPRESGLAGFVFTEVSGNPAVWTLSEPYGARTWWPGRDHPSDKADSVSLAITVPKPMTAASNGLLIGTDDLGDRRRFRWEHSYPIASYLVSIAAGVYDINYQIYDRPPDLAHDLGPLSLPMEHYSYAGNGAFEGNHPQFGFRFIQDIFPVMERWFGPYPFAREKYGHAQFTYGGAMEHQTLSSMTTNYQGTMAHELAHQWFGDKISPGSWRDLWLNEGFATFGELAYWKESAFPEVYQQVFDIYYNRALEAQGTLVVQDTVDVTGMFAHSRVYSKGWMVLRMLRGMLGEFQFAALMRAWADDPQAGFGVASTSDFQRVAETVSGLDLGTFFRQWVTEGTGFPVYAIRWGKRADVNGWVTEVTVEQTQPEPVFQMPLDLRVGSGSDSENVIVFNQSRLATYFVRTDFEPATVELDPERWVLRAPEVLVTGLESAPKPSELLSVYPNPARSRIHVHAAEPRSVIELVDGLGRVIRRERGNASGQVQLDVSGLPPGVYAVRTSRGTRLFVHF; this is translated from the coding sequence ATGCGCACGCGGCGCGCCGCCTCACTCGCGGTACTCGCCGCGACCGTGGCCTGTGTGGCAGGCGTCGAGGCACGGCAAGCGGCCCGCATCCCTGCCGATAAGGCCGTGGCCTGGCCCGCCGCTGAGCACAAGCACGCCGTGCGGACTTCCGCACTGCCTGGCTCCAGGGCCTCTACGTCGTTTGACGCAGTCCACTACGGGCTGGATTTCGAGATCAGTCTGACTCCAAATTATCTGCTCGGTGTGGCGGTGGTCACTGGTCGGGCGCTCGACAGCATGTCCGAACTCGCCCTCGATCTGGACGAGAACATGCAGGTCGATTCAGTAACCACCGCCGCCGGCGAACACCTCACGTTCTCACACGCGGACCAAACCCTGCGCATCCAGCTTGCGACTCCCGCTGCCGCAGGAGAAATGGTGCGGGTGACGGTGCACTATCAGGGCTTGCCCCGCGAATCGGGTCTTGCCGGCTTTGTGTTTACGGAGGTGTCAGGCAATCCGGCTGTATGGACCTTGTCGGAGCCCTACGGGGCACGCACCTGGTGGCCAGGTCGGGACCATCCGTCGGACAAGGCTGATTCGGTGTCCCTGGCCATCACCGTGCCGAAGCCGATGACGGCCGCGTCCAACGGACTGCTCATCGGTACAGACGACCTGGGAGACCGACGGCGCTTCCGTTGGGAGCACAGCTACCCCATCGCCAGCTATCTGGTCTCGATAGCGGCGGGCGTCTACGACATCAATTACCAGATCTACGACCGACCGCCGGACCTGGCGCATGACCTCGGGCCCCTGAGTCTACCGATGGAGCACTACTCCTACGCGGGAAACGGGGCGTTTGAAGGCAATCACCCGCAGTTCGGCTTTCGCTTCATTCAGGACATATTCCCGGTGATGGAGCGCTGGTTCGGGCCGTACCCGTTTGCGCGTGAGAAGTACGGACACGCCCAGTTTACCTACGGGGGCGCCATGGAGCACCAGACGCTGTCCTCCATGACGACGAACTACCAGGGCACCATGGCGCATGAGTTGGCGCATCAGTGGTTCGGAGACAAGATCTCGCCCGGGTCCTGGCGGGATCTGTGGCTGAATGAGGGGTTCGCCACGTTCGGGGAACTGGCCTACTGGAAAGAGTCCGCCTTCCCGGAGGTGTACCAGCAGGTGTTCGACATCTATTACAACCGGGCCCTGGAGGCGCAGGGCACGCTGGTGGTGCAGGACACGGTGGACGTGACCGGCATGTTTGCGCACAGCCGGGTGTACAGCAAGGGCTGGATGGTACTCCGCATGCTGCGAGGCATGCTCGGCGAGTTTCAGTTTGCCGCGCTGATGCGTGCTTGGGCAGACGATCCGCAGGCTGGTTTCGGGGTAGCGTCCACATCGGACTTCCAGCGTGTGGCGGAGACGGTCAGCGGACTCGACCTGGGTACCTTCTTCCGTCAGTGGGTGACCGAGGGAACGGGTTTTCCCGTCTATGCGATTCGATGGGGCAAGCGAGCAGACGTGAACGGTTGGGTGACCGAAGTCACGGTTGAGCAGACCCAGCCCGAGCCGGTGTTTCAGATGCCGCTGGACCTCCGGGTCGGCTCGGGCTCCGATTCAGAGAACGTCATCGTGTTCAACCAGAGTCGATTGGCCACCTACTTCGTGAGGACCGATTTCGAGCCTGCTACCGTCGAGCTTGATCCGGAGCGCTGGGTTCTGCGTGCTCCGGAGGTGCTCGTCACCGGGCTGGAGTCGGCACCCAAGCCCTCGGAGCTCCTGAGCGTCTACCCCAACCCGGCGCGGTCCCGGATCCACGTGCACGCGGCGGAGCCGCGTTCGGTTATCGAGCTGGTCGATGGGCTCGGTCGCGTGATCCGACGCGAGAGGGGCAACGCTTCAGGTCAGGTTCAACTCGACGTTTCTGGTCTGCCCCCTGGCGTGTACGCCGTACGCACGTCTCGGGGCACGAGACTGTTCGTACACTTCTGA